Proteins from one Plasmodium relictum strain SGS1 genome assembly, chromosome: 10 genomic window:
- a CDS encoding AP-1 complex subunit beta, putative translates to MSDLRYFQTTKKGEIHELKEELHSSHKEKKKEAIKKIIAAMTVGKDVSTLFSDVVNCMQTSNIELKKLVYLYVINYAKVQPELAILAVNTFRKDSSDPNPLIRALAIRTMGCIRLEQITEYLIEPLRRCLKDEDPYVRKTAVICIAKLYDISPKLVEEEGFIDTLLNILDDNNAMVVANAIISLTDICENSNKSILKDVINKDESNVNKLLNAINECVEWGQVFILDALVLYEPKTSKDAERVLERILPRLSHANSAVVLSSIKVILSLLDKITDKEFIKNVHKKLSPSLVTLLSAEPEIQYIALRNINLITQKLPNMLADKINMFFCKYNEPAYVKMEKLDIIIRLVSDKNVDLVLYELKEYSTEVDVEFVKKSVRAIGSCAIKLPQSSEKCINILLDLIDTKINYVIQECIVVIKDIFRKYPNKYESIITILCENLESLDESNAKASLIWIIGEYVERIDNADELIDSFLENFNDEPYNVQLQILTASVKLFLKCSKNTKDIIIKVLKLSTEESDNPDLRDRAYIYWRLLSKNIEVAKKVVLAEKPPIQDENKITDTKVLNKLIKNISMLSSVYHKLPETFISKKSNFSLTTDNNEDHLENAENNVQKIKKQMEKQKYESSSSENRKSNHSRSSIESDNNSSDNGNDEKDEDEEDKKSIDLIGLNEEVHKPKKNIPPVKLVQVLVSEDTGLRGNKGLSILSSLNRIDGKIQLKIVVTNKTSNTLVISGIQINKNSFGLSSPNNLDIQNIPIEETKEINIFLIPNILNSNTPPTTPLFLQVAIRTNVDIFYFNVPYDIFVVFVENFNMEKEVFKKKWQIIEDSKESILIATSPMVITSDMLIKRMKIFNISLIARRNVNNMELYYFACLTTNNLVILSEVTIQSEKKAVKLCIRTDSLSVIPLYKLLFAKAFSLSVTQS, encoded by the coding sequence atGTCTGATTTACGTTATTTTCAAACTACGAAGAAAGGGGAAATTCACGAGTTGAAAGAAGAATTACATTCTTCACATAAAGAAAAGAAGAAAGAggcaataaaaaaaataatagctGCTATGACAGTAGGAAAAGATGTTTCGACTTTATTTTCTGATGTTGTAAATTGCATGCAAACATCTAatatagaattaaaaaaattggtttatttatatgtaatAAATTATGCAAAAGTACAACCAGAACTTGCTATTTTAGCTGTTAATACATTTAGAAAAGATTCATCTGATCCAAACCCTCTTATCAGGGCACTTGCCATACGAACAATGGGATGTATTAGATTAGAACAAATAACTGAATACTTAATTGAACCATTGAGAAGATGTTTAAAAGATGAGGATCCTTATGTTAGAAAAACAGCTGTTATATGTATTGCTAAACTATACGACATTTCTCCAAAACTGGTAGAAGAAGAGGGATTTATTGATACTCttctaaatattttagaTGATAATAATGCCATGGTTGTAGCTAATGCAATAATTTCATTAACTGATATATGCgaaaattcaaataaaagtattttaaaaGATGTTATTAATAAAGATGAAAGTAATGTTAACAAACTTCTTAATGCCATTAATGAATGTGTAGAATGGGGACAGGTTTTTATTTTAGATGCTTTAGTTTTATATGAACCAAAAACTAGTAAAGATGCTGAAAGAGTTTTAGAAAGAATTTTACCTAGATTATCTCATGCAAATTCAGCTGTTGTTCTTTCTTCTATTAAAGTTATTTTAAGTTTATTAGACAAAATTACTGATAAAGAATTTATAAAGAATGTTCACAAAAAATTAAGTCCATCTTTAGTTACATTATTATCAGCAGAACCAGAAATACAGTATATAGCTTTACggaatattaatttaatcaCACAAAAACTACCTAATATGCTTGCAGATAAAATCAATAtgtttttttgtaaatacaATGAACCTGCCTATGTTAAAATGGAAAAGTTAGATATCATTATTAGACTTGTTTCTGATAAAAATGTAGATTTAGTTTTATATGAACTGAAAGAATATTCAACAGAAGTAGATGTGGAGTTTGTAAAGAAGAGTGTCAGAGCTATTGGAAGTTGTGCTATTAAGTTACCACAATCTAGTGaaaaatgtattaatattttattagatTTAATAGacacaaaaattaattatgttATTCAAGAATGTATTGTAGttataaaagatatatttagAAAGTATccaaataaatatgaaagcATCATTACCATTTTATGTGAAAACTTGGAATCGTTGGATGAATCTAATGCCAAAGCATCTCTAATATGGATCATCGGAGAATATGTAGAAAGAATAGATAATGCTGATGAATTAATTGATTCATTcttagaaaattttaatgatgAACCATATAATGTTCAGTTACAAATACTAACAGCTAGtgtaaagttatttttaaagtGTTCTAAAAATACCaaagatattattataaaagtgCTGAAATTATCTACTGAAGAAAGTGATAATCCTGATTTAAGAGATAgggcatatatatattggaGGTTACtatcaaaaaatattgaagTAGCAAAAAAAGTTGTTTTAGCAGAAAAACCACCTATACAAGATGAGAATAAAATAACAGACACAAAAGTTTTAAATAAGttgattaaaaatatttctatgcTTTCTTCTGTTTATCATAAATTACCTGAAACCTTTATctcaaaaaaaagtaatttttcTCTAACAACTGATAACAATGAAGATCATTTAGAAAATGCAGAAAATAATGTacagaaaattaaaaaacaaatgGAAAAGCAAAAATATGAAAGTTCTTCTAGTGAAAATAGAAAATCTAATCATTCTAGATCTTCCATTGAATCGGATAATAATTCATCTGATAATGGTAATGATGAAAAAGATGAGGATGAAGAAGATAAGAAATCAATAGATCTAATAGGATTAAATGAAGAAGTTCATAAacccaaaaaaaatattcctcCTGTAAAATTAGTTCAAGTTTTAGTTTCAGAGGATACTGGTTTAAGAGGAAATAAAGGATTATCTATTTTATCATCACTAAATCGCATTGATGGGaaaattcaattaaaaatagttGTAACTAATAAAACATCTAATACTTTAGTTATATCAGGaattcaaataaataaaaattcttttggTTTATCCTCTCCTAATAATTTAGATATACAAAATATTCCTATAGAAGAAACAAAAGAAATCAACATTTTTTTGATaccaaatattttaaattctaATACACCACCAACAACTCCATTATTTTTACAAGTTGCAATAAGAACAAATgtagatattttttattttaatgttCCTTATGATATTTTTGTTGTTTTTGTTGAAAACTTCAATATGGAAAAAgaagtttttaaaaaaaaatggcaAATTATAGAAGATTCAAAAGAAAGTATACTGATAGCAACGAGCCCAATGGTTATAACATCAGAtatgttaataaaaagaatgaaaattttcaatatttcattaatagCTCGTagaaatgtaaataatatgGAATTATATTACTTTGCTTGTTTAACAACAAATAATTTAGTTATATTAAGTGAAGTTACTATTCAATCTGAAAAGAAAGCAGTTAAATTGTGCATTAGGACAGATTCTTTGTCAGTGATACCACTTTATAAGTTACTTTTTGCCAAAGCATTTTCATTAAGTGTAACCCAATcataa
- a CDS encoding RNA helicase 1, putative — protein sequence MIHLNKDEKNLRDKKDNEEDDISDDFIYEPLSVRKKRFMDNLVNSFIKIKRKKEVNKKLCEVKEHKNDDDNNNNNNNNDKNENNNINNNNNSSTENEVKIDLQKSLLETFQKLRLESLNDKIDETEEIRKREEKILAQVSKALNAPLQSVKERAKGIVYKENFKTIWTLPKKYKKLKKKYIDKIRNIFYIDVSGNDIPPPIKNFKDMKFPKAILKALKKKKINRPTQIQMQGLPSILIGRDIIGIAFTGSGKTIVFVLPLIMICLEGEMRCRIEEGEGPFGLIVCPSRELATQTHNVIKYFCDYLHKDNYPILKSLCMIGGVSAFDQGRETQKGVHMVVATPGRLNDMLNKKRMTLEQCRYLCFDEADRLIDLGFEEEVRNTLDHFSSQRQTLLFSATMPKKIQEFAKSTLVNPIIINVGRAGAANLDVIQEVEYVKEEFKLSYLLEVLQKTGPPVLIFCENKKDVDDVHEYLLLKGVNAVAIHGNLSQNERQEAINLFREGKKDILVGTDVASKGLDFPSIEHVINYDMPKDIENYVHRIGRTGRCGKTGIATTFINKNQEEAILLDLKALLIEAKQKIPPFLEMLDSKGINLKEIGGVKGCSYCGGLGHRITQCSKLESQRNKQTLSMHKDILSNNNKYNNMNAYTGDW from the coding sequence ATGatacatttaaataaagatgaaaaaaatttaagggATAAAAAAGATAACGAAGAAGATGATATCAGTGATGATTTTATATATGAGCCTTTGAGCGTACGAAAAAAAAGGTTCATGGATAATTTGGTAAAtagttttataaaaataaaaagaaaaaaagaagtaaataaaaaattatgcgAAGTCAAAGAACATAAGAAtgatgatgataataataataataataataacaatgataagaatgaaaacaataatattaataataataataatagttctACTGAAAATGAAGTGAAAATTGATTTACAAAAGAGTTTATTAGAAACATTTCAAAAATTGCGATTAGAAtcattaaatgataaaatagatGAGACAGAAGAAATTAGAAaaagagaagaaaaaatattagcaCAAGTATCCAAAGCATTAAATGCTCCATTACAATCAGTAAAAGAAAGAGCAAAAGGAATtgtatataaagaaaattttaaaacaatATGGACTCTacctaaaaaatataaaaagttaaaaaaaaaatatatcgataaaataagaaatatattttatattgatGTAAGTGGGAATGATATACCACCAcctattaaaaatttcaaagATATGAAATTTCCCAAAGCTATTTTAAAagcactaaaaaaaaaaaagattaatagACCTACTCAAATACAAATGCAAGGGTTACCTTCTATATTAATAGGAAGAGATATTATTGGTATAGCATTTACAGGAAGTGGAAAAACAATTGTATTTGTTCTTCCATTAATTATGATATGTTTAGAAGGAGAAATGAGATGTAGGATTGAAGAAGGAGAAGGTCCATTTGGTCTTATTGTGTGTCCCTCAAGAGAATTAGCTACTCAAACACATAatgttataaaatatttttgtgaTTATTTACATAAAGATAATTATCCCATTTTAAAATCTTTATGTATGATAGGAGGTGTTAGTGCATTTGATCAAGGAAGAGAAACGCAAAAAGGAGTTCATATGGTCGTAGCTACTCCAGGTAGACTTAATGAtatgttaaataaaaaaagaatgacTCTTGAACAATGTAGATACTTATGTTTTGATGAAGCAGATAGACTAATTGATTTAGGTTTTGAAGAAGAAGTACGTAATACTTTAGATCATTTTTCAAGTCAGAGGCaaacattattatttagTGCAACTATGCCTAAAAAAATTCAGGAATTTGCCAAGTCTACCTTAGTTAATCctattataataaatgtcGGTAGAGCAGGTGCGGCTAATCTTGATGTTATACAAGAAGTAGAATATGTGAAAGaagaatttaaattatcttaCTTATTAGAAGTTTTACAAAAAACAGGTCCACCAGTTTTAATATTCtgtgaaaataaaaaagatgtaGATGACGTACATGAATATTTATTGTTAAAAGGAGTAAATGCAGTTGCTATACATGGTAATTTAAGTCAAAATGAAAGACAAGAAgcaataaatttatttagagAAGGAAAAAAAGACATTTTAGTAGGAACAGATGTAGCTTCTAAGGGATTAGACTTTCCTTCTATTGAACACGTAATTAATTACGATATGCCAAAAGATATTGAAAATTATGTTCATAGAATAGGAAGAACAGGACGTTGTGGTAAAACAGGAATAGCTACTACttttataaacaaaaatcaGGAGGAAGCTATTTTGTTAGATTTAAAAGCATTGTTAATTGAagcaaaacaaaaaattccACCGTTTTTAGAAATGCTAGATAGTAAAGGTATCAATTTGAAAGAAATAGGTGGAGTAAAGGGATGTTCATACTGTGGTGGTTTAGGTCATAGAATAACACAGTGTTCTAAATTGGAATCTCAGAGAAATAAACAGACATTGTCTATGCATAAAGatattttatcaaataataataaatataataatatgaatgcATATACAGGTGATTGGTAG
- the HIP gene encoding Hsc70-interacting protein, putative, which yields MMDDKKIEELKEFVSACEQDPSILLKPELSFFKEFIESFGGKVSKDKEFYERVPSDESTEEKSDDEEKEDTEEEEEENSTDLMEEESIECPPLAPSVEEDFSEEKIEEINNLKIEAANLVQENKLEEALEKYNKIISYGNPSAMIYTKRASVLLSLKRPKACIRDCTEALNLNVDSANAYKTRAKAYRYLGKWEDAHADIEQGQKIDYDEDLWEMQKLIEEKYKKIYEKRRYKINKEEEKKRKKREKELKKRLAAKEAAEKAYKENNKRENYDSDSSDSSYSQPDFSGDFPGGMPGGMPGGFPGGFPGGFPGGMPGGMPGGMPGGMPGGMPGGMPGGMPGGMPGGMPGGMPGGMPGGMPGGMPGGMPGGMPDLNSPEMKELFNNPQFFQMMQSMMSNPQLLSKYANDPKYKALFENFKNSDFEKMMGKSSPNGKN from the exons atgatggatgataaaaaaa ttgaagaattaaaagaatttgtTTCTGCTTGTGAACAAGATCcatctattttattaaaaccagagttatcattttttaaggAATTTATTGAAAGTTTTGGAGGAAAAGTTTCGAAGGATAAAGAATTCTATGAAAGAGTTCCAAGTGATGAAAGTACTGAAGAGAAATCAGATGATGAAGAAAAGGAAGATACAGaagaagaggaagaagaaAACTCCACAGATTTAATGGAAGAAGAATCTATTGAATGTCCTCCCTTAGCTCCAAGTGTAGAAGAAGATTTttcagaagaaaaaatagaagaaattaataatttaaaaattgagGCAGCCAATTTAGTTCAggaaaataaattagaggAAGCTTTAGAaaagtataataaaataatatcataTGGAAATCCCTCTGCTATGATATACACTAAACGTGCTTCCGTTTTATTAAGTTTAAAAAGACCAAAAGCTTGCATAAGAGATTGTACAGAAgctttaaatttaaatgtaGATAGTGCTAATGCTTATAAAACTAGAGCAAAGGCTTACAGATACTTAGGAAAATGGGAAGATGCACATGCAGATATTGAGCAAGGACAGAAAATCGATTATGATGAAGACTTATGGGAAATGCAAAAATTgatagaagaaaaatataaaaaaatttatgaaaaaaggagatacaaaataaataaagaagaagaaaaaaaaagaaaaaaaagagaaaaagagTTGAAAAAAAGACTTGCAGCTAAAGAAGCGGCAGAAAAAGCTtacaaagaaaataataaaagagaaaattatGATTCAGATTCGTCTGATTCTTCATATAGTCAACCGGACTTTTCTGGTGATTTTCCTGGTGGAATGCCAGGAGGAATGCCAGGTGGCTTTCCAGGGGGCTTTCCAGGTGGATTTCCAGGAGGAATGCCAGGAGGAATGCCAGGAGGAATGCCGGGTGGAATGCCAGGAGGAATGCCAGGTGGAATGCCAGGAGGAATGCCAGGTGGAATGCCAGGTGGAATGCCAGGAGGAATGCCAGGTGGAATGCCAGGAGGAATGCCAGGTGGAATGCCAGGTGGAATGCCAGGTGGAATGCCAGATTTAAATTCTCCGGAGATGAAAGAACTCTTTAACAATCCTCAATTTTTTCAAATGATGCAAAGCATGATGAGTAACCCTCAATTATTGTCTAAATATGCAAATGATCCAAAATATAAGGctttatttgaaaattttaaaaactcTGATTTCGAAAAAATGATGGGAAAATCAAGCCCCAatggaaaaaattaa
- the METAP1a gene encoding methionine aminopeptidase 1a, putative has product MSYLNKNFRFMFLNKIKNKRNIYTHVLTPKINKVKVNELSSFKPTLEDGKYGITEIQKVPEYIKGPSYSKTGIVENCSISYEIKDEESIKKMKKAAKLAAQCLKLCLENSKEGVATDDIDKMAFNFFIKNNAYPAGINFHGFPKTLCASPNEVVCHGIPNLRKLKCGDIVTYDCTVFVDGVFGDCAGTVGIGNVSESHKKLIDVSKECLYKAISICKDGQKFSEIGRVITEHAQKNGFNVIRDFCGHFIGRNMHMYPLIEHHYPNSHNNNRMKKGQIFTIEPILSEGSINIHTWKDQWTVCTNDNSFCSQWEHTILVLQDSAEILTLCE; this is encoded by the exons ATgtcttatttaaataaaaattttagattTATGTTcctaaataaaattaaaaataaacgaAATATTTATACACATGTTTTAACtccaaaaataaataaagtaaaagTTAACGAATTGAGTTCATTTAAACCAACTTTAGAAGATG gtaAGTATGGAATAACAGAAATCCAAAAGGTTCCCGAATATATTAAGGGCCCTAGTTATTCCAAAACAGGAATTGTTGAAAACTGTAGCATTTCTTATGAAATAAAGGATGAAgaaagtattaaaaaaatgaaaaaggcAGCAAAGTTAGCAGCTCAATGCTTGAAGTTATGTTTAGAAAATTCAAAAGAAGGAGTAGCTACTGATGATATTGATAAGATGgctttcaatttttttataaaaaataatgcatATCCAGCTGGAATTAATTTTCATGGATTTCCTAAAACTCTTTGTGCATCACCAAATGAAG tgGTGTGCCATGGAATACctaatttaagaaaattaaaatgtgGAGATATTGTAACTTATGATTGTACTGTCTTTGTAGATGGTGTATTTGGAGATTGTGCAGGAACAGTAGGGATAGGAAATGTATCAGAAAgtcataaaaaattaattgatGTAAGTAAAGAGTGTCTATATAAAGCTATTTCAATATGTAAAGATGGTCAGAAATTTTCTGAAATTGGAAGAGTAATAACTGAACATGCACAGAAAAATGGATTTAATGTAATAAGAGATTTCTGTGGGCATTTTATAGGAAGAAATATGCATATGTATCCACTAATTGAACATCATTATCCAAATAGTCATAATAATAATCGTATGAAAAAAGGACAAATATTTACAATTGAACCAATATTATCTGAAGGAAGTATAAACATACATACATGGAAAGATCAATGGACAGTTTGTACTAATGATAATTCTTTTTGTTCTCAATGGGAACATACTATTTTAGTTTTGCAAGATAGTGCAGAAATATTAACATTATGTGAATAa
- a CDS encoding ubiquitin carboxyl-terminal hydrolase, putative, with product MTVVNVTVKWKNHVFNDVELNVCEPLILFKTQLWQLTNVPPEKQKLMYKGLLKDDVDLSNLNIKENDKIMLVGSAETLVENPKNTVFVEDLSKEEKEKLHTKENITFEEQGIVNLGNTCYFNAILQFLTSFDDLGEFLRNVKRKDSLAKSNKDILFDSFIHFSQTFGKSSEPYVPLALLKSFREVFPKFKGVNLRTKQYAQQDAEECMNAMFTALNEQTECKIIDKIFSFKIVSKTKCIETNINEEKLNENKEQNLDDEYEITEEFHNKLICYMGTHNVPVNHMHEGIRLSLNEKIKKIRSKDEKDALYEKKSEIDSLPPYLIVHFLRFESKRIVESNNDVSVVTAKICRKVSFPEIFDIYDFCSERLKNELKTSRDIIMKRKEKETCSDDKESSNLKENIYKKKNEQTKINNETCDVKYNKNEDKEKEKNDEKNDEKNNEKNDEKNNEKNDEKNNENKNEKSDEQKYEKNNEESDEKNNNEKEEIIELFTGEYELISVVTHKGRNEESGHYIAWKKMRNYISENSRVDENDEIKKKIRKVNDSMWLKMDDDKVTTHKFSSLDLSGGCSDYHIAVLLLYKRKSISCTQNEINKYSK from the exons atgacAGTAGTTAATGTAACAGTAAAATGGAAAAATCATGTTTTCAATGACGTTGAATTGAATGTATGTGAAccacttattttatttaaaacacAATTatg gcAATTAACCAATGTTCCACCAGAAAAACAAAAGTTAATGTACAAAGGACTACTAAAAGACGATGTAGATTTATCCAATTTGaacataaaagaaaatgacaAAATTATGCTAGTAGGTTCAGCTGAAACCTTAGTGGAAAATCCAAAAAATACAGTTTTTGTTGAAGATTTatcaaaagaagaaaaagaaaaattacatacaaaagaaaatataacgTTTGAAGAACAGGGTATAGTAAATTTAGGGAATACATGTTACTTTAATGCtatattacaatttttaaCTTCATTTGATGATTTAGGAGAATTTCTTAGAAatgtaaaaagaaaagattCTTTAGCTAAATCtaataaagatattttgTTTGATTCttttatacatttttctCAAACATTTGGGAAATCATCAGAACCTTATGTGCCACTTGCTTTATTAAAATCTTTTAGAGAAGTTTTTCCAAAATTTAAAGGAGTTAATTTAAGAACAAAACAGTATGCTCAGCAAGATGCAGAGGAGTGCATGAATGCTATGTTTACTGCTTTAAATGAACAGACAGAATGTAAAATAattgataaaatattttcttttaaaattgttAGTAAAACAAAATGTATAGAAACAAATATCAATGAAGAAAAACtcaatgaaaataaagaacaaAATTTAGATGACGAATATGAAATAACTGAAGAATttcataataaattaatatgcTATATGGGAACACATAATGTTCCAGTTAATCATATGCATGAAGGAATACGGTTatcattaaatgaaaaaattaaaaaaattagatcaaaagatgaaaaagatGCTTTATATGAAAAGAAATCAGAAATTGATTCATTACCACCGTATTTAATCGTTCATTTTTTAAGATTTGAATCAAAAAGAATAGTTGAATCAAATAACGATGTTTCAGTAGTTACAGCCAAGATATGCAGAAAAGTTAGTTTTCCAGAaatttttgatatatatgatttttgTTCAGaaagattaaaaaatgaattaaaaacatCTAGAgatataattatgaaaagaaaagaaaaggaaacaTGTTCGGATGATAAAGAATCAAGTAACTTAAAGgagaatatttataaaaaaaaaaatgaacaaacaaaaataaataatgaaacatGTGATGTGAAATATAATAAGAATGAGGacaaagaaaaagaaaaaaatgatgaaaaaaatgatgagaaaaataatgaaaaaaatgatgaaaaaaataatgaaaaaaatgatgaaaaaaataatgagaataaaaatgaaaaaagtgaCGAACAAAAATATgagaaaaataatgaagaaagtgatgaaaaaaataataatgaaaaagaagaaataatagAGCTTTTCACAGGAGAATATGAATTAATTTCAGTTGTAACACATAAAGGCAGAAATGAAGAAAGTGGACATTATATTGCTTggaaaaaaatgagaaattATATAAGTGAAAATTCTAGGGTTgatgaaaatgatgaaataaaaaaaaaaatcagaaAAGTAAATGATTCTATGTGGTTAAAAATGGACGATGATAAAGTAACAACCCACAAATTTTCTTCACTTGATTTAAGTGGAGGATGTAGTGATTATCACATAGCTGTTTTATTATtgtataaaagaaaaagtatttCCTGTAcacaaaatgaaataaataaatattcaaaatag
- the UBC13 gene encoding ubiquitin-conjugating enzyme E2 N, putative — protein MSIPRRITKETQNLANEPPPGIIAVPVPENYRHFKILINGPEGTPYEGGTYKLELFLPEQYPMEPPKVRFLTKIYHPNIDKLGRICLDILKDKWSPALQIRTVLLSVQALLSSPEPDDPLDSKVAEHFKQDKNDAENVARQWNKIYANNTVL, from the exons ATGTCAATACCCAGAAGAATAACAAAAGAAACACAAAACCTAGCTAATGAACCac cACCAGGAATAATTGCAGTTCCAGTTCCTGAAAATTATAGGcactttaaaattttaataaacgGCCCAGAAGGAACACCTTATGAAG GTGGTACATATAAATTAGAACTTTTTTTACCTGAACAATATCCCATGGAACCCCCAAAAGTTCGTTTTTTGACAAAAATATATCACCCAAatatt gaTAAATTAGGAAGAATATGTttagatatattaaaagataaatgGAGTCCTGCACTACAAATAAGAACGGTATTACTGAGTGTTCAGGCATTGTTATCTTCTCCTGAACCTGATGATCCATTAGATTCAAAAGTAGCTGAACATTTCAAGCAAGACAAAAACGATGCAGAAAATGTAGCTAGGCAAtggaataaaatatatgcaaATAATACTGTTTtgtaa